The proteins below are encoded in one region of Chloracidobacterium sp.:
- a CDS encoding C25 family cysteine peptidase: MTINLYELAGELLAQGQPIRFRAPGRSMEPTIPDGAEIVVEPLSPDVPVQVGDIVLARVGDRLIAHRVIAVEGDGATARLFLRGDAQREVVDCVSRVALLGRVTPTFGGRTPESARQCERGHFWHTIAPPALGRVAASYKQLLSRHLREQPHANTAKAARLFAACLMTFLLEKRKMPTLVRYAAFHIAQQVGSYLQRGFLARNAIAQRVSVAAAFVTTVALMLNGMVFGQRCDNATPVTRITPIAPLTGVVNSYYPGQSVVNGPNSSTITIKNTVSGQGVNVGIAVGDMVLVMQMQDATIDSSNNANYGAGTGTGSGQTSQGNAGRYEFARVIASTVTSLTSGGTITVRTSDSGGGTPLANTYTDANATATQGQRRFQVIRVPQYTSVGIGVGLTCAPWDGNTGGVLAIDVQNVCQFTIGSTNGVIDVSGRGFRGGGGKRFTGSGGYANTDFRNTTPASAASLAAAHASKGEGIAGTPRYVVRIVNPNANYAAPAFADMIVADTGVEGYPNGSLGYGAPGNAGGGGTDGNASANDQNTGGGGGSNAGAGGQGGFAWSSALDRGGRGGAAQSPTLTRIFMGGGGGAGTSNNGAGNNANNNDDVGTNDTSRGAKASSGAAGGGIVFIRAGTILGTGTIRANGANAQLVSTASGMSSASDSSGGGGGGGSIVLTATQPSPATLTIQAQGGNGGSNSPNDTGAKTSANAHGPGGGGGGGVVFLTSTITGASVSTTGGQNGITLFNGPPPPFPFAYGATPGADGTNNNFNITITDVPGLSSSAECDPPVLTDARFTNASATRYATGAAVVEWATGYEANNLGFHVWREIGGKRERITPELIAGSALLTSDALTAGQHYVWRDDALRLTRAPVNYWLEAYDVDGSRQWYGPITLRETREAFPLHLRNSPLLGRGAAATGGRQIEVAPNDLTTPPASPGRKSATGDLAMQQRLAGRAAVKLYVGQTGWQRVTWAALWAAGLSRMADPANLQLYVEGRETPLRVTSEGVEFYGVAADTLDSGEAVYWLIEGDRPGRRVELGASFPLLRPTLQSFWSATTRADKSVYFAALLNGDEDNFFGSVVTTTPVEQTVTVRDPDPSGRRPVEVTVELQGVSLGEHAVSVAWNGRPLGVVNYSGRTVGRGVWTLPADQVMNGINTITLHAPTAGDVNLVKSLTVAYERRLRAADNRLVVNVPRDGAGLGRHILAIDGFTAAARAFDVTDATAPVELPVRMTGETATIAAAPGRQVIVTTSAAMATPRAEANRPSHWHRGDHAVDFVIITHEAFRPAADRLARARQAEGLRTAVVDITDVYDEWSYGVKSAGAVRDFLRHAATAWARPARYALLVGNATFDPRDYLGFGGNFIPTKLIGVGALETAVDDWLGDLDEAGLARLAVGRLPVKTLAEAELVVSKILAYEQAGDADWKRRALVVADNPDGGGDFDAAASDVLELLPHPGEATPIRLSALGAGGARAALLAGLNAGAGLVNYIGHGSVQNWAAENVLTSGDAATLGNHDRAGLVVSMTCLTGFHHDLYTTALGKALMLAPGGAAAVWASSALTPSDGQHWANLALLDAIYGLNPVARLGEAVQRAKAATGDPQVRQSWTLLGDPTMRLR, encoded by the coding sequence ATGACGATCAACCTGTACGAACTAGCAGGTGAGTTACTGGCGCAGGGGCAGCCTATACGTTTTCGCGCGCCGGGACGGAGTATGGAGCCGACCATCCCGGACGGCGCGGAGATTGTGGTCGAGCCGTTGTCGCCGGACGTGCCGGTACAGGTCGGCGATATCGTGCTGGCTCGCGTCGGTGACCGGCTCATTGCGCACCGCGTCATCGCCGTCGAGGGCGACGGCGCAACAGCGCGATTGTTCCTGCGTGGCGATGCGCAACGTGAGGTTGTGGACTGTGTGTCGCGCGTTGCGCTTCTGGGCAGAGTGACTCCAACGTTCGGCGGCCGGACGCCGGAGAGCGCCAGGCAATGCGAACGAGGGCACTTTTGGCATACAATCGCGCCGCCGGCGCTTGGGCGGGTTGCCGCGTCTTATAAACAACTGCTCTCCCGACATCTCCGAGAACAACCACACGCGAACACCGCAAAAGCGGCAAGGCTTTTCGCCGCCTGCCTGATGACTTTCCTATTGGAGAAAAGAAAAATGCCGACACTTGTCCGATACGCCGCATTCCATATTGCGCAACAGGTTGGCTCTTACCTACAGCGCGGCTTCCTGGCGCGTAACGCTATTGCCCAAAGGGTATCGGTCGCAGCGGCTTTCGTAACCACCGTGGCGCTGATGCTAAACGGCATGGTTTTTGGGCAGCGATGCGATAACGCCACCCCGGTCACGCGCATTACTCCGATAGCCCCACTGACCGGCGTCGTCAACTCCTACTATCCCGGCCAGTCCGTTGTGAACGGACCAAACAGCAGCACCATTACTATCAAGAACACGGTGTCAGGACAGGGCGTCAATGTCGGCATTGCCGTCGGCGATATGGTGCTGGTTATGCAGATGCAGGACGCCACGATTGACAGTAGCAACAACGCCAACTATGGCGCAGGGACAGGTACCGGCAGCGGCCAGACTTCACAGGGTAACGCCGGGCGGTATGAATTCGCTCGCGTCATTGCCAGCACAGTTACGTCGCTGACGAGCGGCGGAACCATCACGGTACGCACGAGCGACAGCGGCGGCGGCACGCCTTTAGCCAACACATACACGGACGCTAACGCCACGGCTACTCAGGGGCAGCGGCGGTTTCAGGTTATTCGGGTGCCGCAGTATACCAGCGTCGGGATCGGCGTCGGACTCACCTGCGCGCCGTGGGACGGCAACACCGGCGGTGTGTTGGCGATTGACGTGCAAAACGTCTGTCAATTCACGATCGGCTCAACCAACGGCGTCATTGATGTCAGCGGTCGTGGCTTTCGCGGCGGCGGCGGCAAGCGGTTCACCGGAAGTGGCGGTTACGCCAACACCGACTTCCGCAATACGACGCCAGCTTCGGCAGCCTCGTTAGCCGCAGCTCATGCCTCAAAGGGTGAAGGCATCGCCGGCACACCGCGTTATGTGGTGAGAATTGTCAATCCCAACGCCAACTACGCTGCGCCGGCGTTCGCCGACATGATTGTCGCCGATACTGGCGTTGAGGGCTACCCGAACGGCAGCTTGGGCTACGGCGCGCCGGGGAACGCTGGCGGCGGCGGCACTGATGGCAATGCCTCTGCTAACGATCAAAACACCGGCGGTGGTGGTGGGAGTAACGCTGGTGCTGGCGGTCAGGGAGGGTTCGCATGGAGTAGCGCCTTGGATCGCGGAGGGCGTGGTGGGGCGGCGCAGTCGCCGACCTTGACGCGTATCTTTATGGGCGGCGGGGGCGGCGCCGGCACCAGCAACAACGGCGCGGGAAACAACGCAAATAACAACGACGACGTCGGCACAAACGACACCAGCAGGGGCGCTAAAGCTAGCAGCGGCGCGGCCGGCGGCGGTATTGTCTTCATCCGGGCCGGGACAATTCTAGGAACTGGAACCATTCGCGCCAACGGCGCTAACGCACAACTGGTCTCAACGGCAAGCGGCATGTCTAGTGCCTCTGACAGCAGCGGCGGCGGCGGCGGCGGCGGGAGCATCGTGCTGACGGCAACCCAACCCAGCCCAGCGACGCTTACCATTCAGGCGCAGGGCGGCAATGGCGGCAGCAATAGCCCAAATGACACAGGCGCGAAAACCAGCGCAAATGCCCATGGTCCCGGCGGCGGTGGCGGCGGCGGCGTGGTTTTTCTAACCTCGACCATCACTGGCGCATCAGTTTCAACAACCGGTGGGCAGAATGGCATAACGCTTTTCAACGGCCCTCCACCCCCATTTCCATTTGCATATGGCGCGACGCCCGGCGCAGACGGCACGAACAATAACTTTAACATCACCATCACCGACGTGCCGGGGCTGTCATCGAGCGCCGAGTGCGATCCACCCGTGTTGACGGACGCGCGATTTACGAACGCTTCAGCGACGCGCTACGCGACGGGCGCGGCAGTGGTGGAGTGGGCGACCGGGTATGAAGCCAATAACCTTGGCTTCCACGTCTGGCGGGAGATCGGCGGCAAGCGCGAGCGAATCACGCCGGAACTCATCGCCGGCAGCGCCCTGCTCACCAGTGACGCGCTCACCGCCGGACAACACTACGTCTGGCGTGACGACGCGCTGCGTCTGACGCGCGCGCCGGTCAACTACTGGCTGGAAGCCTACGACGTGGACGGCTCGCGCCAGTGGTACGGCCCGATCACGCTGCGCGAGACGCGCGAAGCGTTCCCGCTGCATCTGCGCAACTCGCCGCTCCTCGGACGAGGCGCGGCGGCGACCGGCGGGCGACAAATCGAAGTCGCGCCGAACGACTTGACAACGCCGCCGGCAAGCCCTGGGCGCAAGAGCGCAACCGGCGACTTGGCAATGCAGCAACGGCTGGCCGGGCGAGCGGCCGTCAAGCTCTACGTCGGACAAACCGGCTGGCAGCGCGTTACGTGGGCGGCGCTGTGGGCGGCCGGTCTGTCGCGGATGGCCGACCCGGCGAACCTGCAACTCTACGTCGAAGGTCGTGAAACGCCCCTGCGCGTCACGTCGGAAGGCGTCGAGTTTTACGGCGTCGCGGCGGATACGCTCGACAGCGGCGAAGCCGTCTATTGGCTCATCGAGGGCGACCGTCCGGGGCGGCGCGTTGAACTGGGCGCGTCGTTCCCGCTGCTGCGCCCGACGCTGCAAAGCTTCTGGTCGGCGACAACGCGCGCCGATAAAAGCGTCTATTTTGCGGCGCTGCTCAACGGTGACGAAGACAACTTCTTCGGCAGCGTGGTGACGACGACGCCCGTGGAGCAGACCGTCACGGTGCGCGACCCCGACCCGTCCGGTCGGCGGCCGGTTGAGGTGACGGTTGAGCTACAAGGCGTGTCGTTGGGTGAGCACGCCGTGTCGGTGGCGTGGAACGGCCGACCGCTCGGCGTGGTGAACTACAGTGGACGCACGGTTGGGCGCGGCGTCTGGACGCTGCCGGCCGACCAAGTGATGAACGGCATCAACACGATCACACTCCATGCGCCGACGGCCGGCGATGTCAACCTCGTCAAATCGTTGACGGTCGCCTACGAGCGCCGCTTGCGGGCGGCGGACAACCGGCTGGTGGTGAACGTCCCGCGCGACGGCGCGGGGCTGGGGCGACACATTTTGGCGATTGACGGCTTCACGGCGGCGGCGCGCGCCTTCGATGTGACCGACGCGACCGCGCCGGTCGAACTGCCCGTGCGGATGACGGGCGAGACGGCGACCATCGCCGCCGCGCCGGGACGGCAGGTGATCGTGACGACTTCGGCGGCGATGGCGACGCCGCGCGCTGAAGCCAATCGGCCGTCACACTGGCATCGCGGCGACCATGCGGTGGATTTCGTCATCATCACGCATGAGGCGTTTCGTCCGGCGGCTGATCGGCTGGCGCGGGCGCGGCAAGCCGAGGGGCTGCGGACGGCGGTCGTGGACATCACCGACGTGTACGACGAGTGGAGCTACGGCGTGAAGTCGGCCGGCGCAGTGCGCGATTTTCTGCGACACGCGGCGACGGCGTGGGCGCGGCCGGCGCGGTACGCCCTGCTGGTTGGCAACGCGACCTTTGATCCGCGCGACTATCTTGGGTTTGGCGGGAACTTCATTCCGACGAAGCTCATCGGCGTCGGCGCGCTGGAAACGGCCGTGGACGACTGGCTCGGCGATCTGGACGAGGCCGGACTCGCCCGGTTGGCGGTGGGCCGCCTGCCGGTCAAGACCTTGGCTGAAGCGGAACTGGTCGTGTCGAAGATTCTGGCGTATGAGCAGGCTGGCGACGCCGACTGGAAGCGGCGGGCGCTGGTCGTGGCGGATAATCCCGACGGCGGCGGCGACTTTGACGCGGCGGCGAGCGACGTGCTGGAACTGCTGCCGCATCCGGGGGAAGCGACGCCGATTCGCCTGAGCGCGCTGGGCGCGGGTGGCGCGCGGGCGGCGCTGCTGGCGGGTCTCAACGCTGGCGCGGGGCTGGTCAACTACATCGGCCACGGCTCGGTTCAGAACTGGGCGGCGGAAAACGTGCTGACGAGCGGCGACGCGGCGACGCTGGGCAACCACGACCGCGCCGGGCTGGTGGTGAGTATGACCTGCCTGACCGGTTTCCACCACGACCTGTACACGACGGCGCTGGGCAAGGCGTTGATGCTTGCGCCGGGCGGGGCGGCGGCGGTGTGGGCGTCGTCGGCGCTGACGCCAAGCGACGGTCAGCACTGGGCGAATCTGGCGCTGCTGGACGCGATATACGGCCTAAATCCGGTGGCGCGGTTGGGGGAAGCCGTTCAGCGGGCGAAAGCGGCGACGGGCGATCCACAGGTGCGGCAATCGTGGACGCTGTTGGGCGACCCGACCATGCGCCTGCGGTGA
- a CDS encoding site-specific integrase, producing MATAAVGSIDVCRRTFLAGLRSETTRRVYRAALDQFEHWLRSQGKHWLDATPDDICAFRAALLARVAPPTVGVRLVALRRFYAELVAQRLTADNPAQMTPGPSTSGARLTPAADPQLMQRLLTLPDTRTLVGARDALVLRLLGEMGLRVSEICGLRQRDVVRLPEATETGLGLIVGDGTRRVRMVDLSLPTKTTLDAYLRLDLPLRRAAKGDGPHAALIQRTAANRPVGGCALTPRYVFKLVRRYGALLDCPDLNPRMVRLAARS from the coding sequence ATGGCGACGGCCGCCGTCGGCTCAATTGACGTTTGCCGCCGGACTTTCCTGGCCGGGCTGCGTTCGGAGACGACGCGCCGCGTCTATCGCGCGGCGCTCGACCAGTTTGAGCACTGGCTGCGTTCGCAGGGGAAACACTGGCTGGACGCTACGCCGGACGACATCTGCGCCTTTCGTGCGGCGTTGTTGGCGCGGGTTGCGCCGCCGACGGTAGGCGTGAGGCTTGTGGCACTGCGCCGGTTTTACGCCGAACTCGTCGCGCAGCGGCTGACGGCCGACAACCCGGCGCAGATGACGCCTGGGCCGTCAACCAGCGGCGCAAGGCTGACTCCCGCTGCCGACCCGCAGTTGATGCAACGGCTTCTGACCTTACCGGATACGCGGACGCTCGTCGGTGCGCGCGACGCGCTAGTGTTGCGCCTGTTGGGTGAGATGGGGTTGCGCGTGTCGGAAATCTGTGGCCTGCGCCAGCGCGATGTCGTCCGCCTGCCGGAAGCGACTGAAACCGGATTGGGGCTGATAGTCGGCGACGGGACGCGCCGAGTGCGGATGGTTGACCTGTCGTTGCCGACCAAAACCACGCTGGACGCTTACCTGCGGCTAGACTTGCCGCTGCGCCGGGCAGCGAAGGGCGATGGGCCTCATGCGGCGCTCATCCAGCGGACAGCCGCCAACCGTCCTGTCGGAGGTTGCGCGTTGACGCCGCGCTATGTCTTCAAACTAGTTCGGCGGTATGGAGCGCTGCTTGACTGTCCCGATCTCAATCCCCGAATGGTGCGGCTTGCCGCACGTAGCTGA